From a region of the Babesia bovis T2Bo chromosome 1, whole genome shotgun sequence genome:
- a CDS encoding Inhibitor of apoptosis-promoting Bax1 family protein yields MIQTNDFFPFGQMWSVSSLLDFTPLTEAQKKHLTLVYATLAASALVTAAGAALPIQYLNIHTTILLVVCLGTMLYVRHAPHDTGSYEKTSSVDRMIALGIMAFAQGLLLRETVYFMMLVKPEIVTTALFATIATFTCFTLGSLVISARMVLYIGGMAFSLFFYLFLVSLANIFIGSSFVSSAVDVGVLVACCGFVIFNTQLAIKEFNNGSHDYLSHAVLLYSDLIQMFVQYMMIMYKKEERKDKKKNKPRPLFENY; encoded by the exons ATGATACAGACTAACGACTTCTTTCCCTTTGGCCAAATGTGGTCGGTTTCCAGCCTGCTGGACTTCACACCCCTGACTGAAGCTCAAAAGAAGCATCTAACATTGGTATACGCTACACTGGCAGCCAGCGCGCTAGTCACTGCTGCTGGTGCGGCATTGCCTATTCAGTACTTAAACATACACACAACCATACTGTTAGTAGTATGTTTGGGAACGATGCTGTATGTTCGCCACGCTCCGCATGATACAGGATCATACGAAAAG ACTTCTAGTGTCGATAGGATGATTGCGCTTGGAATCATGGCCTTCGCTCAGGGTCTGTTGTTGAGGGAAACTGTATACTTTATGATGCTCGTTAAACCAG AGATCGTAACAACTGCCTTGTTTGCTACGATTGCCACCTTTACGTGCTTCACTTTGGGATCACTGGTCATATCTGCCAGAATGGTACTCTACATTGGAGGCATGGCATTTTCACTCTTTTTCTACTTGTTTTTGGTCTCTCTTGCCAACATTTTTATTGGCTCTAGCTTTGTCAGTTCCGCTGTTGATGTCGGTGTGCTAGTAGCGTGTTGTGG GTTCGTTATATTCAACACACAGCTTGCCATAAAGGAATTCAACAATGGAAGTCACGACTACCTGTCTCATGCAGTCCTGCTCTACAGTGACCTTATCCAAATGTTCGTGCAGTACATGATGATCATGTACAAAAAAGAAGAAAGGAAGGACAAAAAGAAGAACAAGCCACGTCCATTGTTCGAGAACTACTGA
- a CDS encoding Formate/nitrite transporter family protein → MEVGTVSQIRKAGDAYKVAIDTGIYKKSCPIYILLVKAMMGGYFAALGGHAAMVLASYYYMDGHHGGAKLAFGVIFSGALLCIVFTGTDLVTSNCMNFAFLAYSRQVTLFQYLTRMGTSLLGNYCGAILGAALLTAGTGYFSLDKRPEAYLKAIYDAKTALPFWRTMLSAIGCNSYVCMAVWCCYVAMDSAGCVLAVMILITSFAVAGFEHIVANFYTLHAALFSCEGTSVGVVYGRNLAPTLLGNYIGGSLIIALPLWLFYGFKPKATQNLNETPVVI, encoded by the coding sequence ATGGAAGTGGGTACCGTTAGCCAAATTCGCAAGGCCGGAGATGCCTACAAAGTGGCAATAGATACCGGGATATACAAGAAATCATGCCCAATCTACATACTTTTAGTAAAAGCCATGATGGGAGGCTACTTCGCTGCCCTTGGAGGACACGCAGCTATGGTACTGGCATCGTACTACTATATGGATGGACACCACGGAGGAGCAAAATTAGCATTTGGCGTCATATTCTCAGGAGCACTCTTATGTATCGTATTCACTGGTACCGACCTAGTCACAAGCAATTGTATGAACTTTGCCTTCCTTGCATATAGCAGGCAGGTCACTTTGTTCCAGTATCTAACCAGAATGGGAACCTCCCTCCTGGGAAACTATTGTGGCGCCATCCTGGGAGCAGCATTGCTAACAGCAGGTACCGGATACTTCTCACTCGACAAGAGACCGGAAGCATATCTAAAGGCCATATATGACGCCAAAACTGCACTACCATTCTGGAGAACAATGCTCAGTGCTATAGGTTGCAACAGCTACGTCTGTATGGCCGTATGGTGTTGCTATGTCGCCATGGACTCAGCAGGATGCGTTCTAGCTGTAATGATACTCATCACCAGTTTCGCCGTAGCTGGGTTCGAACACATTGTCGCCAACTTCTACACACTACACGCAGCGCTATTCTCATGCGAAGGAACATCCGTAGGAGTGGTATACGGACGCAACCTTGCGCCTACTCTGTTAGGTAACTACATTGGAGGGTCGTTGATCATTGCTCTGCCATTGTGGCTATTCTACGGTTTCAAACCAAAAGCCACGCAGAACCTAAATGAAACACCCGTAGTTATCTAA
- a CDS encoding tRNA pseudouridine synthase D (TruD) family protein, with protein sequence MDNTGSFDEPPPTVIGKSRQLGMGSTMVELMMPNVYTERIEGFIKFIPEDFVVNEIDNSGHIVVARRTARAQIAALALEHQRSRTSGETFLKLRKVGNLMGTMKYPSNIFTEEDTIRLDALLDHLVSHMSDKEAPSLSHKKPPFCIVALRDSENPKDIRTKAHAFIRENLPFLDSVAQPLTKLREIMHDKCISKMYFTDVEDDCKLFIKVFPKVECVKTIENIRQGTDDWVKNVLKDMPPCTMPTVEGVVKHLDLTDYSCFPEDYKEKQKLKQYLHFNVQKRDRSTHEITNMLCRTLHRSSHDIFTAGNKDRRAITTQRFCIRRAKIEDFLGAMTHPKWLDSVVVADFKYSPDRLKLGDLRGNTFWVTIRGISDVKQALTNLESLRYNGFLNYFGLQRFGSLHVGTHVVGAAMLRRDYETVVRLIVNNDELVDKYLSARKAKEAEATNNHSNNVTTAEEVVYSEAPIDNPPENRTNKRRRTGNNQNKDNIDTNIDVDNDTTVKDEEENISFDPSVGNQDCDSVFKLAPKISFIERDLMNGLERNKPVEDVLRRIPTNVLSIYVHAAQSLVFNFVLTERVKRYGMKPVVGDLVVRSSQLPLTTSVEGESIDCSDEAQEIKLFPHNMEPEAYVVTPEDLDMWSIYDVVLPLPGDNVEYPEFLKPVYERVVNEEFGMPLEMFSTIIENLPEHLKGRERCMVGVGGGYRHIVARAHGLQYHIVPELARTVGHMENLPPYIRLKNQTRYPGSTEPHAINSGSQSKNEAEMFEMNYKLVTRCTLVVSCALPKSCYLTCALREVLSDESLERQYIG encoded by the coding sequence ATGGATAATACGGGTTCTTTCGATGAACCGCCGCCAACAGTCATTGGGAAGAGTAGGCAACTTGGAATGGGTAGTACCATGGTGGAGCTCATGATGccaaatgtatatactgagcgTATCGAAGGGTTTATAAAGTTTATACCAGAAGACTTTGTAGTCAACGAAATAGATAACAGTGGGCATATTGTTGTCGCCAGAAGAACCGCACGAGCGCAGATTGCAGCATTGGCTCTTGAGCATCAACGATCACGTACATCCGGAGAAACGTTTCTCAAATTGCGAAAAGTTGGCAACCTCATGGGAACCATGAAATACCcttcaaatatatttacagaAGAAGATACTATTCGTTTGGATGCCCTCCTTGACCATCTCGTATCGCACATGTCCGATAAAGAAGCACCTTCACTATCGCACAAGAAGCCGCCTTTCTGTATTGTTGCTTTACGCGATTCTGAAAACCCAAAAGATATAAGGACTAAAGCGCATGCTTTCATACGAGAAAACCTGCCTTTCCTAGATTCTGTTGCACAACCTTTGACTAAACTCCGTGAAATTATGCATGATAAATGCATTTCCAAAATGTATTTCACAGATGTTGAGGACGACTGCAAGTTGTTCATCAAGGTATTCCCCAAAGTCGAATGTGTAAAAACCATTGAAAACATACGCCAAGGCACTGATGACTGGGTTAAGAACGTTTTGAAGGATATGCCACCCTGTACTATGCCCACTGTCGAAGGAGTTGTAAAACACCTGGACCTCACAGATTACTCATGTTTCCCTGAGGATTACAAAGAAAAGCAGAAGTTGAAACAATATCTTCATTTCAATGTCCAAAAAAGAGACCGTAGTACACATGAGATTACTAACATGCTTTGCCGGACTCTACACAGATCATCGCATGATATCTTCACAGCAGGTAATAAAGATAGACGTGCCATTACTACACAAAGATTCTGCATTAGAAGGGCTAAAATTGAGGATTTCCTAGGAGCTATGACACATCCCAAGTGGTTGGACTCAGTAGTTGTTGCAGATTTCAAATATAGCCCTGACCGTTTAAAACTTGGTGACCTGCGTGGTAACACGTTCTGGGTAACCATACGAGGGATATCTGATGTGAAGCAAGCGTTAACCAATCTGGAATCGCTGCGTTACAATGGTTTCTTAAACTACTTTGGATTACAAAGATTTGGCAGCCTGCATGTTGGAACACATGTGGTAGGTGCCGCTATGCTACGACGTGACTACGAAACTGTAGTACGGCTTATTGTAAACAATGATGAGTTGGTGGACAAGTATCTAAGTGCCAGGAAAGCCAAAGAAGCGGAAGCTACAAATAACCACTCTAACAACGTTACTACGGCTGAAGAGGTAGTATATAGTGAAGCACCCATTGACAATCCGCCAGAAAATAGGACAAACAAGAGGCGGCGTACAGGTAACAATCAAAACAAGGATAATATAGATACTAACATAGACGTTGATAATGACACAACTGttaaagatgaagaagaaaataTAAGTTTTGATCCATCTGTTGGTAACCAGGATTGTGATTCTGTATTTAAACTTGCACCAAAAATATCTTTTATCGAACGCGACCTCATGAATGGTTTGGAGCGGAACAAGCCAGTGGAGGATGTTTTGAGGAGAATACCAACGAATGTTCTAAGTATTTATGTACATGCTGCGCAAAGTTTGGTATTCAACTTTGTACTCACAGAAAGGGTAAAGAGGTATGGGATGAAACCCGTAGTTGGGGATTTGGTAGTTCGTTCATCACAGCTGCCGCTGACAACTAGCGTCGAGGGGGAGTCTATTGACTGCTCAGATGAGGCGCAAGAGATAAAACTATTTCCTCATAACATGGAGCCTGAAGCGTATGTTGTTACGCCAGAAGATTTAGATATGTGgtctatatatgatgtgGTTTTGCCCTTACCAGGTGATAATGTGGAATACCCCGAGTTCCTAAAACCCGTCTATGAACGTGTAGTAAACGAAGAGTTCGGAATGCCCCTAGAGATGTTTTCTACAATCATAGAGAATCTGCCAGAACACTTAAAGGGAAGAGAACGTTGCATGGTTGGCGTAGGGGGTGGGTATCGACACATAGTAGCAAGGGCCCATGGACTGCAGTATCACATAGTGCCGGAATTAGCTAGGACAGTGGGTCATATGGAGAACCTTCCGCCATACATACGCCTCAAGAACCAAACAAGATATCCGGGATCCACAGAACCTCACGCAATTAACTCCGGATCACAGAGCAAAAATGAAGCTGAAATGTTTGAAATGAACTACAAACTTGTGACACGTTGCACATTAGTGGTAAGTTGCGCTCTTCCAAAGTCTTGCTACTTGACATGTGCCCTGAGAGAAGTGCTTTCTGATGAATCTTTGGAACGACAGTACATTGGATAG
- a CDS encoding Regulated-SNARE-like domain family protein — protein sequence MGVSKVMYFALLRCNEKPIFLLQYFKLSDLQILSRGTVKSVAVFTAREIAGRLNQGENVAVHEENFDVFAYRWDVGVCAICICGKGYPERVAFSLLQLAFFEFITKYPDAGIEHTSDVNLNIPQIKALVNQYRDPTVVDAYTNVSDKLQHTLEVVHKTIADMLHNEENLEALVNQSKDLSRKSKNVFVKSRKLKRRSCCAFM from the coding sequence ATGGGCGTCTCTAAGGTAATGTATTTTGCCTTATTGCGGTGCAATGAAAAACCGATCTTCCTATTACAGTACTTCAAGCTGTCTGATCTCCAAATACTGTCAAGAGGCACCGTTAAAAGCGTTGCAGTGTTTACCGCTAGGGAAATTGCAGGACGTCTAAACCAAGGTGAAAATGTAGCTGTGCATGAGGAAAACTTTGATGTATTCGCCTATCGCTGGGACGTTGGAGTTTGTGCAATATGTATTTGCGGTAAGGGCTATCCAGAAAGAGTTGCCTTTTCACTATTACAATTGGCCTTTTTTGAATTCATTACTAAATACCCTGACGCTGGAATAGAGCACACGTCTGATGTCAACTTAAATATACCTCAAATTAAAGCTCTAGTCAATCAATATCGCGATCCAACAGTAGTAGATGCATATACAAATGTATCGGACAAATTGCAACACACTTTAGAAGTTGTCCACAAGACTATTGCGGATATGTTACATAATGAGGAGAATCTCGAAGCATTAGTCAACCAAAGTAAAGACCTATCAAGAAAGAGTAAGAACGTGTTTGTTAAGAGTCGCAAACTCAAAAGACGTTCTTGCTGCGCTTTCATGTAA
- a CDS encoding FANCL C-terminal domain family protein: protein MSKNSRKKEERKVRSSDFAMYQTAESRPTGLHHIFDAFRQDAENLNTEQSSSSARSDDAAMSGQNEHYAILRALDKLTKKDTTTKLKAIDQLLAALETVTIDVLEKLMPDFIHVFLRLAIVEPARKIRLHLGHVLSKMASILKKRMQLYMDNLITHWWVAIHDEASDVAEVYNEAFSNLFASTGTTGDDIDIKTFRVLTHYIERIVKKSLSMLKKDVAEYKKDWLDVFGRVCDNCATISDMHNRLMCSVMRALMKIMIYQRVHTAESVRNTTFVSVFINTEFVELVGYLCGTGAIKQRYASTCFLVEFVKVLQPEHLETAKKVFSIAKQRLSGTEDPKITFHLVRMLCACSRYNSACWDEESLKNYVSFVQSILENYKGDFALHAEFYSVFPCMVSYLPPEWLQSPVGFDAVFQVTTTLLKLMQEKLDNDYEKSFGFDVKEFSQMGSSMLYCYYRILLLLHCSCEDLVEHIFAPILKLNGGNTPHEQHFLSHMPRIFTEFIEESVVLRTPGAYEVLLHKLQEIYGNNTNYVLMAQIFNSLANVNDSVDQHEMIRTFAQGVQQQLKHHIMDKVLPELLQGYVVSPSDDKLQLRIDIILGLLAETEVIGQDSALLGVTRTMINHSYTDTKEFNKAFQTLKKVLEKLPSVLEDPELYYTESYDEKCILLVSLVALQNCESNEQAVRIVNKVCSKQMQLDEETAMMVFLPFINECQRFAPVLSDNMLLWLSNPTHFSEVLFEPVFNLVDPEHVNKERRMLYDMFYAMQVIFIKHPTRKWHIGSTNMVNDLVSLYLVGYYTNIWFTLDTFYEFIQNLLPQWQEARNALETSVIREFLQHIQQRMPRNEDFVTRRYENFDVKDLVYAMMEIQRDPCKCTESIARTLATLESHNNLDIANIYHRNAVLFSTLWLENCETILYPFLATGNQNTDTQHSDVDTEKDILSLKKYFMDVYVSTLIHSGFTVSAFGELCKKLGGNQDFSYIFAVSFVNCITQFNFTSKALLEEKIRILKIYTSQGNTMDIYKMLKKHYMNNPFMGGFISALDVNPEEYVKRIDSVTNMIMESTDSDAVVLTNCLFELGYLLDCVCSGESEIQIVEYSARMESLCHLVDRKLTQLTPNYPSITCWMHYAAMYFWKTCVVINKVAPIESLTMWINTWSMEVTHMCYQEMYKGNQLAITLFANMVIFETSQALLDLQELRQRPNPNEFSKENLDEYIQVIGALLHEKRGGTSDNISQRLDTHYLLVMLVEAIHIVESYRDSECTMDLVGTLKDATYGFLQYISSSDVCYIYATSFISQLWHVKFLLSGIAKHGGVLCNVNLDRNAIHLNIPSGVVSKCFEELCTHLDKKQNVTIDMAKLMFELSQDFEKEYTDDEPEELPSPLTYETSVRRGRSVISFCLNLILGPYITKIVYKTYEVLLESSEHQDLELCLTTWMSIFVMLHEMTEAKMLALKNVVMKLFKTRPLDAGGEMYNTLVAYLATQHDTTTECIDAWWVKENRDIPEYTDEPILHVLLQVLMLCLGNLPVKAEQNMNLVKELFYRMAKTFPEEVNQVWNVCKSSYIKKQIREFTKAEITQKLIADELRMAKYDTSTTIRITHDADYRNVSASLDTKAEVSINLAVKIPSAFPLEPLSFVSSDEAGTFKNKHLRWLMMAQSTANREGLFQGLLLWSDNITKFFDGIEECPICYSIVHLQFNTIPGKVCKVCKHKFHTECLYKWFRNAPKAKCPLCQSLLSFNTSS, encoded by the exons ATGTCAAAAAATAGTAGGAAAAAGGAAGAACGCAAAGTTCGCTCGTCGGACTTTGCCATGTACCAAACTGCGGAATCCAGACCTACTGGACTGCATCACATCTTCGATGCATTCAGACAAGATGCCGAAAATCTCAACACAGAGCAGTCATCATCGTCAGCCAGGAGTGATGACGCTGCAATGTCTGGGCAGAATGAACATTACGCAATACTTAGAGCGTTGGACAAATTGACCAAGAAGGATACTACAACCAAACTGAAGGCAATCGATCAATTATTGGCAGCACTAGAAACTGTAACCATAGATGTATTGGAGAAACTAATGCCAGATTTTATACACGTGTTCCTTAGGCTGGCGATAGTAGAGCCAGCAAGGAAAATAAGACTTCATCTTGGCCATGTGTTGTCTAAAATGGCATCCATTCTGAAAAAGAGAATGCAGTTATACATGGACAACTTAATAACACACTGGTGGGTAGCAATACATGATGAGGCGTCCGATGTTGCAGAAGTGTACAACGAAGCATTCAGCAATCTTTTTGCCTCCACAGGAACTACGGGGGacgatatagatataaagaCGTTCAGAGTacttacacattatatcgAAAGGATAGTGAAAAAGAGTTTATCTATGCTGAAAAAGGATGTAGCAGAGTATAAAAAAGATTGGCTAGATGTTTTTGGAAGAGTTTGTGACAACTGCGCCACTATATCAGATATGCATAACAGACTCATGTGTTCGGTGATGAGAGCGCTCATGAAAATTATGATTTATCAACGTGTACATACCGCAGAATCGGTAAGGAACACAACATTTGTATCAGTGTTCATCAACACAGAGTTCGTGGAACTCGTGGGATACCTATGTGGCACTGGAGCCATCAAACAAAGATATGCCAGCACGTGCTTTCTGGTTGAGTTCGTTAAGGTACTGCAGCCAGAACACCTAGAAACAGCTAAGAAAGTGTTCAGTATAGCGAAACAGAGGCTATCTGGCACGGAAGATCCGAAAATTACATTTCACCTTGTAAGAATGTTATGTGCCTGTTCAAGGTATAATAGCGCGTGTTGGGACGAAGAGTCCCTTAAGAATTATGTGTCATTCGTGCAAAGTATATTGGAAAACTACAAAGGCGATTTTGCATTGCACGCAGAGTTTTACTCAGTGTTCCCATGTATGGTATCGTACCTACCACCGGAGTGGCTCCAGTCGCCAGTGGGATTTGATGCAGTATTCCAGGTGACGACTACGCTGTTGAAACTGATGCAAGAAAAGCTAGATAACGATTATGAGAAGTCGTTCGGCTTCGACGTAAAGGAGTTCAGCCAAATGGGAAGTAGTATGCTGTATTGCTACTACCGAATACTTCTGCTACTGCATTGCAGCTGCGAGGATTTAGTGGAGCATATATTCGCACCTATACTGAAATTAAACGGTGGAAATACACCGCATGAACAGCATTTCCTATCGCACATGCCACGAATCTTCACAGAGTTCATCGAGGAGTCCGTGGTATTACGGACTCCAGGGGCATATGAAGTACTATTGCACAAACTGCAAGAAATATACGGTAATAATACAAACTACGTATTGATGGCACAGATATTCAATTCTCTGGCAAATGTTAACGACTCAGTGGATCAACACGAAATGATACGGACTTTTGCCCAGGGCGTACAGCAGCAACTGAAACACCATATCATGGACAAAGTACTCCCGGAACTGCTACAGGGCTACGTTGTATCTCCCTCCGACGACAAGTTGCAATTACGTATTGACATAATTCTGGGACTACTCGCAGAGACTGAAGTGATTGGCCAGGATTCCGCGCTGTTAGGTGTTACGAGGACGATGATTAACCATTCGTACACTGATACAAAAGAGTTTAACAAGGCATTCCAGACGCTAAAGAAGGTGTTAGAAAAACTACCATCAGTTCTAGAAGACCCAGAGCTGTACTATACCGAGTCATATGATGAAAAATGCATACTTCTGGTTTCGTTAGTGGCATTGCAAAACTGCGAGTCGAATGAACAAGCAGTTAGAATAGTGAACAAAGTTTGCAGCAAACAGATGCAGCTGGATGAAGAAACCGCTATGATGGTATTCCTACCCTTTATAAATGAATGTCAACGGTTCGCCCCGGTACTGTCGGATAACATGCTGTTGTGGCTCTCGAACCCGACCCATTTCAGCGAAGTATTATTCGAGCCAGTATTTAACCTAGTGGACCCGGAACATGTGAATAAAGAGCGCCGTATGCTTTACGACATGTTTTACGCCATGCAAGTGATTTTCATCAAACATCCAACCAGAAAATGGCACATTGGATCAACAAACATGGTAAATGATCTAGTGTCCCTCTACCTCGTGGGATACTATACAAATATATGGTTCACACTAGATACTTTCTACGAATTTATACAAAATCTGCTGCCACAGTGGCAAGAAGCTAGAAATGCCCTTGAAACTAGTGTAATACGTGAATTTTTGcaacatatacaacaaagGATGCCACGAAATGAAGATTTCGTTACTAGAAGATATGAAAATTTCGATGTAAAGGATCTTGTGTACGCAATGATGGAGATACAACGCGATCCTTGCAAATGTACGGAGTCTATAGCAAGGACCTTAGCCACACTGGAATCGCATAATAACCTGgatattgcaaatatataccataggAATGCCGTTTTGTTTTCAACGTTATGGTTGGAGAATTGTGAAACTATACTGTATCCGTTTCTGGCAACAGGTAACCAAAATACAGATACACAACACAGTGATGTTGACACTGAAAAAGATATCTTATCATTGAAAAAGTATTTCATGGATGTATACGTGAGCACTTTAATACACAGCGGATTTACTGTTAGTGCTTTTGGGGAGTTGTGCAAGAAACTTGGTGGTAACCAAGATTTCTCATACATATTTGCAGTATCGTTCGTCAATTGCATAACCCAGTTTAATTTTACATCCAAGGCATTATTAGAAGAAAAGATACGTATACTAAAGATATACACCTCTCAAGGGAAtactatggatatatataaaatgctaAAGAAACATTACATGAATAACCCGTTTATGGGCGGATTCATTTCAGCATTGGATGTTAACCCGGAAGAGTATGTCAAACGTATTGATTCAGTGACAAACATGATCATGGAATCGACTGATAGTGATGCTGTGGTACTAACAAATTGCTTGTTCGAGTTGGGGTATCTCCTGGACTGTGTTTGCAGCGGTGAATCTGAAATCCAGATTGTAGAATACAGTGCCCGCATGGAGTCACTGTGTCATCTAGTGGACCGAAAGTTAACACAACTAACCCCTAACTATCCGTCAATCACATGCTGGATGCACTATGCTGCCATGTATTTCTGGAAGACCTGCGTAGTTATTAACAAGGTGGCTCCCATAGAGTCATTGACAATGTGGATCAATACCTGGTCCATGGAAGTAACGCATATGTGCTACCAAGAGATGTACAAAGGCAACCAACTAGCTATCACGTTGTTTGCCAATATGGTAATATTCGAGACGTCCCAGGCGTTATTGGACCTCCAAGAACTAAGGCAACGACCAAATCCCAATGAGTTCTCAAAGGAGAATTTAGACGAATACATACAAGTTATCGGAGCACTGTTGCATGAGAAACGAGGTGGAACCTCGgataatatatcgcaaagacTAGATACCCATTACCTATTGGTTATGCTAGTGGAAGCCATACACATCGTGGAGTCATATAGAGACTCTGAATGCACAATGGATTTAGTTGGCACATTAAAGGATGCGACCTATGGGTtcttgcaatatatatctagCAGTGATGTGTGCTACATCTATGCAACGTCatttatatcgcaattgTGGCATGTTAAGTTCTTGCTAAGTGGCATAGCTAAACATGGAGGTGTGCTGTGCAACGTAAATCTGGATAGAAATGCAATACACCTAAATATACCATCCGGAGTTGTATCAAAGTGCTTCGAGGAGCTATGTACACATTTGGATAAAAAGCAGAATGTAACCATTGATATGGCAAAGTTAATGTTCGAACTTTCGCAGGATTTTGAAAAGGAGTACACAGATGATGAACCTGAAGAACTTCCAAGCCCATTGACATATGAAACTAGTGTAAGAAGAGGTAGAAGTGTTATATCATTCTGCCTCAATCTTATCCTTGGGCCATATATCACAAAAATAGTGTATAAGACATATGAAGTACTGCTGGAGTCATCGGAACACCAGGACCTTGAACTTTGTCTAACAACATGGATGAGCATATTCGTTATGTTACATGAAATGACAGAAGCAAAGATGCTGGCCCTGAAGAATGTAGTTATGAAACTGTTCAAAACAAGACCATTAGATGCCGGAGGGGAAATGTACAACACATTGGTAGCATATCTTGCAACGCAACACGATACTACAACCGAGTGTATAGATGCATGGTGGGTAAAGGAAAACCGCGATATACCAGAATATACTGATGAACCTATATTACATGTGCTACTCCAGGTACTAATGCTGTGTCTAGGCAACTTGCCAGTTAAGGCAGAGCAGAACATGAACCTAGTAAAGGAATTGTTTTATAGAATGGCCAAAACATTCCCAGAGGAAGTGAATCAAGTGTGGAACGTATGCAAAAGCTCGTATATCAAGAAACAAATACGAGAGTTTACAAAGGCCGAAATCACGCAAAAACTTATCGCCGATGAACTCAGGATGGCAAAATACGATACCTCAACAACTATCAGAATAACGCACGATGCAGATTATCGCAACGTGTCGGCATCCCTCGACACTAAAGCCGAAGTATCAATCAACCTTGCAGTGAAGATACCATCGGCATTCCCATTGGAACCGCTGTCATTCGTCTCAAGTGATGAAGCCGGGACATTTAAAAACAAACACCTGAGATGGCTGATGATGGCACAAAGCACCGCGAATCGTGAAGGACTGTTCCAGGGATTACTGCTATGGAGCGACAACATCACCAAGTTCTTTGATGGTATAGAAGAATGTCCTATATGCTATTCTATCGTACACCTACAGTTCAACACGATACCAGGAAAAGTGTGTAAAGTGTGCAAACACAAATTCCATACGGAATGCCTATACAA GTGGTTCCGCAACGCGCCTAAAGCCAAGTGCCCACTTTGTCAGTCGCTCCTTTCGTTTAACACAAGTAGTTAA